One Microbacterium sp. zg-B96 genomic region harbors:
- a CDS encoding MarR family winged helix-turn-helix transcriptional regulator, producing the protein MMHAYPFLSNGGAILNTNTDAAEQFAHVADLIVDIAREMRLRSGVDAPGVPLNQTQSQVMRFVHSCPDSSVSEIALAVGIKRTNVSSALQDLRELGYVTTAPDPRDGRAIRVRPTALADRTIAQLGRAWAGTLQEAWDAVEHGRDDIAAAESVLAALMQGLRATRHDGPGTPH; encoded by the coding sequence ATGATGCACGCATACCCATTTCTTTCCAACGGTGGAGCGATCCTGAATACGAACACTGATGCTGCAGAACAGTTCGCGCACGTCGCGGACCTGATCGTCGACATCGCACGCGAGATGCGACTGCGCAGCGGCGTGGACGCGCCCGGCGTCCCGCTCAACCAGACGCAGAGTCAGGTGATGAGGTTCGTGCACTCCTGCCCCGATAGCTCGGTGTCCGAGATCGCCCTCGCAGTGGGCATCAAACGCACCAACGTCAGCTCCGCCCTGCAGGATCTGCGCGAGCTCGGCTACGTCACGACGGCCCCGGATCCGCGCGATGGCCGCGCGATCCGCGTCCGACCGACCGCGCTCGCCGATCGGACGATCGCGCAGTTGGGACGGGCGTGGGCGGGCACGCTGCAGGAGGCGTGGGATGCCGTCGAGCACGGCCGTGACGACATCGCGGCAGCGGAGTCCGTGCTCGCCGCCCTCATGCAGGGCCTGCGGGCCACCCGGCACGACGGCCCCGGCACTCCCCACTGA
- a CDS encoding dipeptide/oligopeptide/nickel ABC transporter permease/ATP-binding protein, which produces MTDAQYSQTVAVRTPKGAPAQTGTGRTLRRIARQPLTVIALSWLLIVVAAAVFAPLLAPYDPLHNDFDDMLSGPTAEHWLGTDENGRDVLSRILYGARIALLVGFGAVIIAMLIGVPIGLLLGFRGGWTDRIGTRFVDVFDALPGILVAFAVIAILGRGLLPLLLAIGLMFCMNFARMARAITLAERHKLYVDAARVSGLRESAILFKQVLPNLTAPLIVQAAIMTGTAIIIESALSFLGIGLESSTPSWGGLLGVAAAKLALQPFLAIPPGVAIVLTVLAFNTLGDGLNDALGVGRRKPFRRSKRTSDSVARTALRQAPAAGGIAAAEAGGFTGVPIAMGVPAGIDPSPVTRDEATVDHRPADPENILEVRNLTIELQTTEKGNVDLVSDVSLSIRRGEIVGMIGESGSGKSTFARAVLGLLAPGIGVSAGSILLDGEDVVGKTEKQLRGVRGSTIAAVFQDPMAALSPVHTIGKQLAEPLRAHFGMSRSQARTRSIELLDRVGVKDAQTRLGHYPHQFSGGMAQRVAIAMALASRPALMIADEATSALDVTTQAQVLDLLLDLRDEYGMAILLITHDMGVVAEACDRAAVMYRGELVEVTETAAALFDAPQHPYTTSLLAARERTPRPTAEVSR; this is translated from the coding sequence ATGACCGACGCCCAGTACAGCCAGACGGTCGCCGTCCGCACTCCTAAGGGAGCGCCGGCGCAGACGGGCACCGGGCGCACGCTGCGGCGCATCGCGCGCCAGCCGCTCACCGTGATCGCACTCTCGTGGCTGCTGATCGTGGTCGCCGCTGCGGTCTTCGCGCCCCTGCTGGCGCCTTATGACCCGCTCCACAACGACTTCGACGACATGCTGTCCGGGCCGACGGCCGAGCACTGGCTCGGCACCGACGAGAACGGCCGCGACGTGCTCAGCCGCATTCTCTACGGCGCACGCATCGCCCTCCTCGTCGGATTCGGCGCAGTCATCATCGCGATGCTGATCGGAGTGCCCATCGGCCTGCTCCTGGGCTTCCGCGGCGGCTGGACCGACCGGATCGGCACCCGTTTCGTCGATGTGTTCGACGCACTGCCCGGCATCCTGGTGGCGTTCGCCGTCATCGCCATCCTGGGTCGCGGGCTGCTACCGCTGCTGCTGGCGATCGGCTTGATGTTCTGCATGAACTTCGCGCGGATGGCCAGGGCCATCACTCTCGCCGAGCGGCACAAGCTCTACGTGGATGCCGCCCGCGTCTCGGGATTGCGCGAATCGGCCATCCTGTTCAAGCAGGTCCTGCCGAACCTGACTGCGCCGCTGATCGTGCAGGCCGCGATCATGACCGGAACGGCCATCATCATCGAGTCGGCGCTGAGCTTCCTCGGGATCGGTCTGGAGTCCTCGACCCCATCCTGGGGCGGTCTGCTCGGCGTCGCCGCTGCGAAGCTGGCGCTGCAGCCGTTCCTTGCCATCCCGCCGGGAGTGGCGATCGTGCTCACGGTGCTCGCGTTCAACACGCTGGGGGACGGGCTCAACGATGCTCTCGGGGTGGGCAGGCGCAAGCCGTTCCGTCGCTCGAAGCGCACCTCCGACTCCGTCGCCCGCACCGCCCTGCGCCAGGCGCCGGCGGCCGGAGGAATCGCTGCGGCCGAGGCGGGCGGGTTCACCGGGGTGCCCATCGCGATGGGGGTGCCTGCCGGCATCGACCCGTCGCCCGTCACCCGTGACGAGGCAACGGTCGACCACCGTCCCGCGGATCCGGAGAACATCCTCGAGGTGCGCAACCTCACAATCGAGCTGCAGACGACGGAGAAGGGCAACGTCGACCTCGTCTCCGACGTGTCGCTGTCGATCCGTCGCGGCGAGATCGTCGGCATGATCGGCGAATCCGGGTCGGGGAAGTCGACCTTTGCGCGAGCGGTGCTGGGACTGCTCGCGCCCGGCATCGGCGTCTCGGCCGGGTCGATCCTGCTCGACGGCGAAGACGTCGTCGGCAAGACCGAGAAGCAGCTCCGCGGTGTGCGCGGCAGCACGATCGCCGCGGTGTTCCAGGACCCGATGGCCGCCCTGTCTCCGGTGCATACCATCGGCAAGCAACTCGCCGAGCCGCTGCGCGCTCACTTCGGGATGTCCCGTTCGCAGGCGCGCACCCGTTCGATCGAGTTGCTGGATCGGGTGGGCGTGAAGGACGCGCAGACGCGGCTGGGGCATTACCCGCACCAGTTCTCCGGCGGCATGGCGCAGCGCGTGGCGATCGCAATGGCGTTGGCATCGCGACCCGCGTTGATGATCGCCGATGAGGCCACCTCGGCGCTGGACGTCACGACTCAGGCGCAAGTGCTCGACCTGCTGCTGGATCTGCGTGACGAGTACGGCATGGCTATCCTGCTGATCACCCACGACATGGGTGTTGTCGCGGAGGCGTGCGACCGGGCGGCGGTGATGTACCGCGGCGAACTGGTGGAGGTCACCGAGACCGCCGCGGCCCTGTTCGATGCCCCGCAGCATCCCTATACGACTTCGTTGCTCGCCGCTCGCGAGCGCACGCCACGGCCGACTGCGGAGGTTTCCCGATGA
- a CDS encoding ATP-binding cassette domain-containing protein, whose amino-acid sequence MTEAAPLLQVADLSISYDSGGPFRKRKNVVHGVSFDIRQGETFGLVGESGSGKSTTGRAILRLLAPSAGSITFDGTEVTGFGRTTPLSYRRDVQAVFQDPSTSLNPRQPVSRCVTLALKRHGMGDRVERERRAAEAFDHVGLTRMHLDRYPSELSGGQQQRVAIARALALGPRLVVCDEALSALDLSTQNQIISLLVELQVETGMSYLFIGHNLEIVRHISDRIAVMRLGELVEQGSARDVFDNPQHPYTRKLLGSTPAQHPAGRDERRRVRASFAQSPLAVPALEV is encoded by the coding sequence ATGACCGAGGCCGCCCCCCTGCTGCAGGTCGCGGACCTGTCGATCAGCTACGACAGCGGCGGGCCTTTCCGGAAGCGGAAGAACGTCGTGCACGGTGTCTCGTTCGACATCCGACAGGGCGAGACCTTCGGCCTGGTCGGCGAATCAGGCTCCGGCAAGTCGACGACCGGCCGTGCGATCCTGCGGCTGCTGGCCCCGTCCGCTGGTTCGATCACCTTCGACGGCACCGAGGTGACCGGCTTCGGCCGCACCACGCCGCTGTCGTACCGCCGCGACGTGCAGGCGGTGTTCCAGGACCCGTCGACCTCGCTCAACCCGCGCCAGCCGGTGTCGCGTTGCGTGACGCTCGCCCTCAAGCGCCACGGGATGGGTGATCGCGTCGAGCGGGAGCGCCGCGCCGCTGAGGCGTTCGACCACGTCGGGCTGACCCGTATGCACCTCGACCGCTACCCCAGCGAGTTGTCCGGCGGGCAGCAGCAGCGCGTGGCGATCGCCCGCGCCCTTGCGCTCGGTCCGCGTCTGGTGGTCTGTGACGAGGCACTGAGCGCACTGGATCTGTCCACCCAGAACCAGATCATCAGTCTCCTCGTCGAGCTGCAGGTCGAGACAGGGATGAGCTATCTGTTCATCGGGCACAACCTGGAGATCGTGCGACACATCTCGGACCGCATCGCCGTGATGCGGTTGGGCGAGCTCGTGGAACAGGGCAGCGCACGCGATGTGTTCGACAACCCGCAGCATCCATACACGCGCAAGCTGCTCGGCTCGACGCCCGCGCAGCACCCGGCCGGTCGCGACGAGCGGCGTCGTGTGCGTGCCTCGTTCGCGCAGAGTCCTCTCGCCGTGCCTGCTCTGGAGGTCTGA
- a CDS encoding ABC transporter substrate-binding protein: protein MRRKAALLRVAIPLTIAGLLLSGCAGGADPEPAGNSGAPSGPSGTLKVNWGGFPQSWAPGQSIEPGYLRVPYETLTTLGADGFTVEPWLATEWEQTPTDLTLTLRDDVTFHDGTPFNAEAVKINIEYVRDNGGQFSGALSGVDSIDVIDETHLKINFSRPAPTFLTMLTQRNVPIASPAAIADGSVVTAPVGTSPWAYDESASVQGTKMAFALTDDYWGEEPGFAGVELFGIADDTAATAALLSGEIDITDTEDDQLPTLESAENAELITYPAIRNNIVFFDRGPGGVFEDVDLRKALCYAADATGYKEIDSAVLDAPQQHFIDGEFGNNPDIVGYPDSSEAAAAFKAAGSPAVSATFPAAPFNKQQLEYFVDGMNQLAGVEVTVQELAVPQFLSDWNSGKYPLGVGNNPQIAPYDWYATWFAERAFSNPSGTESAQLKAAAQAAVAAGTTEEAQGLWAEVMRIIIDEEALACGFTVQSEIIAWNADTVSGVEQPTEAWEQNLVNYRDLKPVG from the coding sequence ATGCGACGAAAAGCAGCACTACTGAGGGTCGCGATCCCTCTGACCATCGCAGGCCTGCTTTTGTCCGGCTGCGCCGGCGGAGCCGATCCCGAACCCGCGGGGAACAGCGGGGCACCATCCGGACCCAGCGGCACCCTCAAGGTCAACTGGGGTGGCTTCCCGCAGAGCTGGGCGCCGGGCCAGTCCATCGAGCCCGGGTACCTCCGCGTTCCCTACGAGACGCTGACCACCCTCGGTGCAGACGGGTTCACCGTCGAGCCGTGGCTGGCGACGGAGTGGGAGCAGACCCCCACTGATCTCACGCTCACGCTTCGCGACGATGTCACCTTCCACGACGGGACACCCTTCAACGCCGAGGCCGTGAAGATCAACATCGAGTACGTGCGTGACAACGGCGGACAATTCTCGGGCGCGCTGAGCGGTGTCGACTCGATCGATGTGATCGATGAGACGCACCTGAAGATCAACTTCTCCCGCCCCGCGCCGACGTTCCTCACGATGTTGACGCAGCGCAACGTACCCATCGCTTCGCCGGCGGCCATCGCCGACGGCTCGGTCGTGACGGCGCCGGTGGGCACGAGCCCGTGGGCGTACGACGAATCAGCCTCGGTGCAGGGCACGAAGATGGCGTTCGCACTCACCGACGACTACTGGGGTGAGGAGCCGGGCTTCGCCGGCGTCGAGCTGTTCGGCATCGCCGATGACACCGCTGCCACCGCCGCGTTGCTGTCGGGCGAGATCGACATCACCGACACCGAAGACGACCAACTGCCCACGCTGGAGTCGGCGGAGAACGCCGAACTCATCACCTACCCGGCGATCCGCAACAACATCGTGTTCTTCGACCGCGGCCCCGGCGGCGTGTTCGAGGACGTGGATCTGCGCAAGGCCCTGTGCTACGCGGCCGATGCCACCGGTTACAAGGAGATCGACTCGGCGGTGCTCGATGCCCCGCAGCAGCACTTCATCGACGGCGAGTTCGGCAACAACCCGGACATCGTCGGCTACCCGGACAGCAGCGAAGCCGCTGCGGCGTTCAAGGCAGCCGGCAGCCCGGCCGTGAGTGCGACGTTCCCGGCGGCACCGTTCAACAAGCAGCAGCTGGAGTACTTCGTCGACGGCATGAACCAGCTGGCAGGTGTCGAGGTGACCGTGCAGGAGTTGGCGGTGCCGCAGTTCCTCAGCGACTGGAACTCGGGCAAGTACCCGCTCGGCGTCGGAAACAACCCGCAGATCGCCCCCTACGACTGGTACGCCACGTGGTTCGCGGAGCGGGCCTTCTCCAACCCCTCGGGGACTGAGAGTGCGCAGCTCAAGGCCGCGGCGCAGGCTGCCGTCGCTGCCGGCACCACCGAGGAGGCGCAGGGGCTGTGGGCGGAAGTCATGCGGATCATCATCGACGAAGAGGCGCTGGCATGTGGCTTCACGGTGCAGTCGGAGATCATCGCCTGGAACGCCGACACTGTCAGCGGCGTCGAGCAGCCCACCGAAGCGTGGGAGCAGAACCTCGTCAACTACCGCGATCTGAAGCCTGTCGGCTGA
- a CDS encoding FAD-dependent monooxygenase, giving the protein MEQLETEVLIVGAGLAGSTAAVALARHGVKAMMISRAPWVANSPRAHIVNQRTMEVMRTLDLEDACVAAATPGDQMANHVMMTAVAGVEFGRMWSWGNDPARAGEYAHSPGKGCDLPQDRFEPILVGEAMRLGVVTRYSTEFVSLAQDADGVTTTLRDRLTGAEFTVRSAYVIGADGGQSPVAEAIGLPFTGTPALAPALNVHFEADLSQHFAHRPGSIFWILQPGRDGAMGNAMLRMVRPWNEWIVGFVHLGQSVTTLSEEELITAVREIIQDDTVEITIRGMYPWRINQVVADRYSEGRVFCAGDAVHRHPPMNGLGGNTCIQDAFNLAWKLAATLRWNAGAGLLASYSTERQPIGRHVVDRAVAGWHQNPEVVKALGIDPAASPAERQAQFDVLFADSDAGEARREAFAVARDSKTWSYHAHGTEMNQVYREGAVVPDGTLEPEDEIDLELVYRPRNIAGARVPHAWVECRGTTVSTLDLCRPEQFTLLTRTRGGAWLDAARAITETTGIPVTALRIGAGGEVADLYGAWAKASGIGESGCILVRPDQHIAWRQDRLTTDPEASLREALAVVLALADARVSVGAAL; this is encoded by the coding sequence ATGGAGCAACTCGAGACCGAGGTCCTGATCGTCGGGGCAGGCCTGGCCGGTTCCACCGCCGCGGTCGCGCTGGCCCGCCACGGGGTCAAGGCCATGATGATCAGTCGCGCGCCGTGGGTCGCCAACTCCCCCCGCGCTCACATCGTCAACCAGCGCACGATGGAGGTCATGCGCACTCTCGATCTCGAAGACGCATGCGTGGCTGCGGCCACGCCGGGCGACCAGATGGCCAACCACGTCATGATGACGGCGGTCGCCGGCGTGGAGTTCGGCCGCATGTGGAGCTGGGGCAACGATCCGGCCCGGGCCGGCGAATACGCCCACAGCCCCGGCAAGGGGTGCGACCTGCCGCAGGACCGGTTCGAGCCGATCCTCGTCGGCGAAGCAATGCGGCTGGGCGTCGTCACCCGCTACAGCACCGAGTTCGTCTCGCTGGCGCAGGATGCCGATGGCGTCACGACGACGCTGCGGGACCGCCTCACCGGCGCCGAGTTCACGGTGCGCTCCGCGTACGTGATCGGCGCCGACGGCGGCCAGAGTCCGGTGGCCGAGGCCATCGGGCTGCCTTTCACCGGCACGCCCGCGCTCGCCCCCGCACTGAATGTGCACTTCGAGGCGGACCTCTCGCAGCACTTCGCGCACCGCCCAGGTTCGATCTTCTGGATCCTGCAGCCGGGCCGCGACGGGGCGATGGGTAACGCGATGCTGCGCATGGTGCGCCCCTGGAACGAGTGGATCGTCGGGTTCGTCCACCTCGGGCAGAGCGTGACCACGCTCTCGGAAGAAGAACTGATCACCGCCGTCCGCGAGATCATCCAGGACGACACCGTCGAGATCACCATCCGCGGGATGTATCCGTGGCGCATCAACCAGGTCGTCGCCGACCGCTACAGCGAGGGCCGCGTGTTCTGCGCGGGCGACGCGGTGCACCGGCATCCCCCCATGAACGGGCTGGGTGGCAACACCTGCATCCAGGATGCCTTCAACCTCGCCTGGAAGCTCGCCGCCACGCTGCGCTGGAACGCCGGCGCGGGGCTCCTCGCTTCGTACAGCACGGAACGCCAGCCGATCGGGCGCCACGTCGTGGACCGCGCCGTGGCCGGCTGGCACCAGAACCCCGAGGTGGTCAAGGCGCTCGGCATCGATCCGGCGGCCTCTCCCGCCGAGCGCCAGGCGCAGTTCGACGTGCTCTTCGCCGATTCGGATGCCGGCGAGGCCCGCCGCGAGGCGTTCGCCGTGGCCCGGGACTCCAAGACCTGGTCCTACCACGCGCACGGCACCGAGATGAATCAGGTGTACCGCGAGGGCGCGGTCGTTCCCGACGGCACCCTGGAGCCGGAGGACGAGATCGATCTCGAGCTCGTCTATCGCCCCCGCAACATCGCCGGGGCCCGGGTGCCGCACGCGTGGGTGGAATGCCGAGGCACCACGGTGTCGACGTTGGACCTCTGCCGCCCCGAGCAGTTCACGCTGCTCACCCGCACCCGCGGCGGGGCATGGCTGGACGCGGCCCGCGCGATCACCGAAACCACCGGCATCCCCGTGACCGCACTGCGCATCGGCGCGGGCGGTGAGGTCGCGGATCTCTACGGCGCCTGGGCGAAGGCGTCCGGCATCGGCGAGTCCGGGTGCATTCTGGTGCGCCCCGACCAGCACATCGCGTGGCGGCAGGATCGGCTCACCACCGACCCGGAGGCGTCGCTGCGCGAAGCGCTCGCGGTCGTGCTGGCACTGGCGGATGCTCGGGTCTCGGTGGGCGCAGCGCTCTGA
- a CDS encoding DUF4184 family protein → MPFTPSHAVVALPFIRTPLVPAAIAIGAMTPDLPLFVRGTPLTYAVTHSWPALLLTVLVAFVLLLAWRCLLRPAVRELSPRWLAARLPAEWDMPAGEAARDAVGADPRHPRGRAYPVLLVVSLLLGVVTHIVWDAFTHEARWGVVLFPALDAARGPLLGYKWLQYGSSVVGLVVIAVWAAVWLSRRDAATPVSRVFPAAVRIGWWASLPVILVAAWVRGLVAFGPLDADFGVAHLGYRVLPPACGVWGLVTLVVAVAVQVARARR, encoded by the coding sequence ATGCCGTTCACTCCCAGCCACGCAGTCGTCGCGCTGCCGTTCATCCGCACGCCGCTCGTTCCCGCGGCCATCGCCATCGGCGCGATGACCCCGGATCTGCCGCTGTTCGTCCGCGGGACCCCGCTGACCTACGCGGTGACCCACTCCTGGCCGGCGCTGCTGCTGACGGTGCTGGTCGCCTTCGTGCTGCTGCTGGCGTGGCGGTGTCTGCTGCGCCCCGCGGTGCGGGAGCTCTCGCCGCGGTGGCTCGCCGCCCGCCTGCCCGCCGAATGGGACATGCCGGCAGGCGAGGCGGCACGGGATGCCGTCGGGGCCGACCCGCGGCATCCCCGTGGCCGCGCCTACCCCGTGCTCCTTGTGGTCTCGCTGCTGCTGGGCGTGGTCACGCACATCGTCTGGGACGCGTTCACGCACGAGGCGCGCTGGGGTGTGGTGCTCTTTCCAGCGCTCGACGCCGCACGGGGGCCGCTGCTGGGCTACAAGTGGCTGCAGTACGGCTCGAGCGTCGTGGGCCTGGTGGTCATCGCGGTGTGGGCGGCGGTGTGGCTGAGCAGGCGCGATGCCGCGACCCCCGTCTCGCGGGTGTTCCCCGCCGCCGTGCGCATCGGGTGGTGGGCATCGCTTCCGGTGATCCTCGTCGCGGCGTGGGTGAGGGGGCTCGTCGCCTTCGGGCCGCTGGATGCCGATTTCGGCGTGGCCCACCTGGGCTACCGCGTATTGCCCCCGGCGTGCGGTGTATGGGGCCTGGTCACCCTCGTGGTGGCGGTCGCGGTCCAGGTCGCACGAGCGCGCCGCTGA
- a CDS encoding LysR family transcriptional regulator, whose amino-acid sequence MDRLVVMKTFVTVAKSSSFSGAARELGISGSLVSRHVADLERQIGVRLVNRTARSVSLTDAGRRYAEFSERVLGEIEEEDVSLSQARDLPEGPLSVICPKWIGTLDVGDAIAAFVREHPKITLRFELGGMSDRNYDFLDRGYDVAFHTRDLRDSNVLIRRVSELPFVLAASAAYLARNGVPQTVAELSDFDCILHPNDPVWRLGEGEDTVHHKIVDPKVVANSYLVIEKLLEHDCGIALIPRNPAEERLASGELVEVLAHLRPPARALYAVHGPGGQTPERVRIFLDFMTAWFRSRTVRVEA is encoded by the coding sequence GTGGATCGCCTTGTCGTCATGAAGACGTTCGTCACCGTTGCGAAATCGTCGAGCTTCAGCGGAGCCGCGCGCGAACTCGGCATCTCCGGCTCCCTCGTGTCGCGCCACGTCGCCGACCTCGAGCGGCAGATCGGGGTGCGGCTGGTCAACCGCACCGCGCGGTCGGTGAGCCTCACCGACGCCGGGCGTCGCTACGCGGAGTTCTCCGAGCGCGTCCTCGGCGAGATCGAGGAGGAGGACGTCTCGCTGTCGCAGGCGCGCGACCTGCCCGAGGGGCCGCTGTCGGTGATCTGTCCCAAGTGGATCGGCACGCTCGACGTGGGCGACGCGATCGCCGCATTCGTGCGCGAGCACCCGAAGATCACGCTCCGATTCGAGCTCGGCGGCATGTCGGATCGCAACTACGACTTCCTTGATCGCGGATACGACGTCGCATTCCACACGCGTGACCTGCGGGACTCGAACGTGCTCATCCGGCGAGTGTCGGAACTGCCGTTCGTGCTCGCGGCATCCGCTGCCTACCTCGCGCGCAACGGTGTGCCGCAGACGGTGGCGGAGCTCAGTGACTTCGACTGCATCCTGCACCCCAATGACCCGGTGTGGCGGCTGGGGGAGGGCGAGGACACCGTGCACCACAAGATCGTCGACCCCAAGGTCGTCGCGAACTCGTACCTCGTCATTGAGAAGCTGCTCGAGCATGACTGCGGCATCGCGCTCATCCCTCGCAACCCCGCCGAGGAGCGCTTGGCGTCCGGCGAGCTGGTCGAGGTGCTGGCGCACCTGCGGCCGCCGGCGCGCGCGCTCTACGCCGTGCACGGACCCGGCGGTCAGACGCCGGAGCGGGTGCGGATCTTCCTTGACTTCATGACCGCTTGGTTCCGGTCGCGCACCGTGCGCGTCGAGGCATGA
- the tyrS gene encoding tyrosine--tRNA ligase yields MSSQALTVAEPAIDPTFENVWDELVWRGLVHVSTGQEALRELLAGDPITYYCGFDPTAPSLHLGNLVQLLTMRRIQLAGHKPLGLVGGSTGLIGDPRPSAERTLNTPEVVAEWVGRLRVQVERFLSFEGTTAARIVNNLDWTAPLSAIDFLREIGKHYRVGTMLKKDAVAARLNSDAGISYTEFSYQILQGMDYLELYRQYGCVLQTGGSDQWGNLTSGTDLIHRVEGASVHAIGTPLITNSDGTKFGKSEGNAIWLDPEMCSPYRMYQFWLNSDDADVIGRLKVFTFLTRAEIEEYAQLVETEPFRRAAQKRLALEVSTLVHGPEATAAVIAASDALFGKGDLTSLDAATLRSALEELPHATATRETTVVQALVDTGLTTSLSESRRAIAQGGVSLDGDRVDDDTALVTGSLPGGVSVLRRGKKTLAGLFLAESAE; encoded by the coding sequence GTGTCTTCCCAAGCCCTGACGGTCGCCGAACCCGCGATCGACCCCACGTTCGAAAACGTCTGGGACGAGTTGGTGTGGCGTGGCCTGGTTCACGTGTCCACCGGCCAGGAGGCGCTGCGCGAACTGCTCGCCGGCGACCCGATCACGTACTACTGCGGCTTCGATCCGACCGCGCCGAGTCTGCACCTGGGCAACCTCGTGCAGCTGCTCACGATGCGGCGGATCCAGCTGGCCGGGCACAAGCCGCTGGGCCTGGTCGGCGGCTCGACCGGACTGATCGGTGACCCGCGACCCTCCGCCGAGCGCACGCTGAATACGCCCGAGGTCGTGGCGGAATGGGTGGGCAGGCTGCGCGTTCAGGTGGAGCGCTTCCTGAGCTTCGAGGGCACCACCGCCGCCCGCATCGTCAACAACCTCGACTGGACGGCGCCGCTGTCGGCGATCGACTTCCTTCGCGAGATCGGCAAGCACTACCGCGTCGGCACGATGCTCAAGAAGGATGCCGTCGCCGCGCGGCTGAACTCCGACGCCGGGATCAGCTACACCGAGTTCAGCTACCAGATCCTCCAGGGGATGGACTACCTGGAGCTCTACCGCCAGTACGGCTGTGTGCTGCAGACCGGCGGCTCGGACCAGTGGGGCAACCTCACCAGCGGCACCGACCTGATCCACCGCGTCGAGGGCGCGTCGGTGCACGCGATCGGTACGCCGCTGATCACCAACAGCGACGGCACGAAGTTCGGCAAGAGCGAGGGCAACGCCATCTGGCTCGACCCTGAGATGTGCAGCCCGTACCGGATGTACCAGTTCTGGTTGAACAGCGACGACGCCGACGTGATCGGCCGGCTCAAGGTCTTCACCTTCCTCACGCGTGCCGAGATCGAGGAGTACGCCCAGCTCGTCGAGACCGAGCCGTTCCGCCGGGCCGCGCAGAAACGGCTGGCGCTGGAAGTGTCGACGCTCGTCCACGGCCCCGAGGCGACGGCGGCGGTCATCGCGGCATCCGACGCCCTGTTCGGCAAGGGGGACCTGACGTCGCTGGATGCCGCGACCCTGCGTTCCGCGCTCGAGGAACTGCCGCACGCCACCGCGACGCGCGAGACCACGGTCGTGCAGGCGCTCGTGGACACCGGTCTCACCACCAGCCTGTCCGAATCGCGCCGCGCGATCGCCCAGGGCGGAGTGTCACTGGACGGCGACCGCGTCGACGATGACACCGCGCTGGTCACCGGTTCGCTCCCCGGCGGGGTGTCGGTGCTACGACGCGGGAAGAAGACCCTCGCTGGACTGTTCCTGGCCGAGTCGGCCGAGTAG
- a CDS encoding ABC transporter permease, producing MLKLIGYRLILAVPQLAIVSLLVFSLVYLIPGSAAAVILGDAASSPEEIARVEAQLGLDRPFFVRLVEWYAAALQGDLGTSLLAGQPVTDMIAQRLPATLSLVIGGLLVAVIVGMGLGLFAGVKAGQPRDRAVTGVTAFLQSVPEFWLGQILVVVFVIQLKLAPVLAWTPPSQDVGKWLTGLILPSLALGVGTAALIARQTRTAIADSLASRYIDTLTAAGVSRTRIIWTYALKNSLVPALAAVGLAVGVLFGVSLVMERVFSFPGLGTLMLNSVLSKDFPVVQGVALVIGIIIIVVNAVLDISYGVINPKARPS from the coding sequence ATGCTGAAACTCATCGGTTATCGGCTCATCCTCGCAGTGCCCCAACTGGCGATCGTGTCGCTGCTGGTGTTCTCGCTGGTCTACCTCATCCCGGGGAGCGCGGCGGCCGTCATCCTGGGCGACGCCGCCTCCTCTCCGGAGGAGATCGCGCGGGTCGAGGCCCAACTGGGCCTCGACCGGCCGTTCTTCGTGCGGCTCGTCGAGTGGTACGCCGCTGCGCTGCAGGGCGATCTGGGCACATCGCTGCTCGCGGGACAACCCGTGACGGACATGATCGCCCAGCGCCTGCCCGCCACCCTGTCGCTGGTCATCGGGGGACTGCTCGTTGCCGTCATCGTGGGCATGGGTCTCGGCCTGTTCGCCGGGGTGAAAGCGGGACAGCCGCGGGACCGCGCCGTCACCGGCGTGACCGCCTTCCTGCAGTCCGTCCCCGAGTTCTGGCTGGGCCAGATCCTCGTGGTCGTGTTCGTGATCCAGCTGAAGCTCGCCCCGGTGCTGGCATGGACGCCGCCGAGCCAGGACGTCGGCAAGTGGCTGACCGGACTGATCCTCCCTTCTCTCGCCCTCGGCGTCGGGACCGCCGCCCTCATCGCCCGCCAGACACGCACCGCGATCGCCGACTCGCTGGCATCGCGCTACATCGACACGCTCACCGCCGCGGGTGTCTCGCGCACGCGGATCATCTGGACCTACGCGCTGAAGAACTCCCTCGTGCCGGCGCTCGCCGCCGTCGGGCTCGCCGTCGGCGTGCTGTTCGGGGTGAGCCTCGTCATGGAGCGCGTCTTCTCGTTCCCGGGCCTCGGCACGCTCATGCTCAACAGTGTCCTGAGCAAGGACTTCCCCGTCGTCCAGGGTGTCGCTCTCGTGATCGGCATCATCATCATCGTCGTCAACGCCGTACTGGACATCTCCTACGGCGTGATCAACCCGAAGGCGCGCCCGTCATGA